From Cucumis melo cultivar AY chromosome 1, USDA_Cmelo_AY_1.0, whole genome shotgun sequence, a single genomic window includes:
- the LOC103503278 gene encoding uncharacterized protein LOC103503278, translating to MGQIVKRKKKGRPSKADLARRSGGGLTSSESEPRRSLRRRNVRYNIDYDDFLEEDDEDEEEDERRREKKLKLVVKLNQGRDGTHLSPVDGVSRLEARDVHAPEYGSSASEGEEDEPERKPLKKRRIGGGEEEDEDDEYDDQIRGDENEDDDIDEERGGRKVGSKGSDSVPGTPSDRSSGLPLPDKKTLELILDKLQKKDTYGVYAEPVDPEELPDYHDVIDHPMDFATVRNKLTNGSYSTLEQFQSDVFLICSNAMQYNSPETIYHKQARSIQELAKKKFERVRNEIERSEKELKLEQSAKSNSYIKKQPPKKPFFRTLQEPIGSDFSSGATLAATGDVQNSSNPIQGVNYELPSNIDGQVEGSSSLFDTTIQDKAEELFSGRGLLGKLGRKSSVLDDNRRATYNISISPAPRSESIFSTFEDEIRQFVAVGLHAEYSYARSLARFAATLGPIAWKVASQRIEQAVPVGCKFGRGWVGEYEPLPTPVLIFENQNQKEPGLNGNLHSTSALRKDAKPSDIPLPKQEHSLSAPSTEVSGIARGSTLDGKSSFLKSSSPNPGPPQNLQTKHFTEVEKVKKQVELNSLPSPKQNKIDLGMEKQANSNATTSRSRDMSSVNLNLVQSVPYKLPGVNGVVTGGLPNGKFPSSCLNSPRAALSSSSLPSQTAPVATSHGQDLGPSKPVQLMRMMSERAPKQENSSNQSSSDSPSALSSVPSAMRDDSNNAAALASRAWMSIGAGGFKQVRENSTPKSQISADSLYNPAREFHPQMTRAWGEFRAGGNQPQFERSNFPMQAFVSQATLVPNEQQLQNRSMIYPQLVQADMSKFQLQSTWRALSPHNQPRKKQEMLPPDLNIGFQSPGSPVKQSSSVLVDSQQPDLALQL from the exons ATGGGTCAGATcgtgaagaggaagaagaaaggtaGACCATCGAAGGCAGATCTGGCACGGCGGTCCGGTGGAGGACTAACATCGTCGGAATCTGAACCACGTCGGAGTCTCCGTCGCCGTAATGTGAGGTACAACATCGATTACGACGACTTTCTTGAAGAAGACGATGAGGATGAGGAAGAGGACGAgaggaggagagagaagaaGCTTAAGCTTGTTGTCAAGCTGAACCAAGGAAGAGATGGAACGCATCTATCTCCAGTGGATGGAGTCTCTAGGTTAGAGGCGCGTGATGTACACGCGCCTGAGTATGGTTCTTCGGCGTCGGAAGGTGAAGAAGATGAACCAGAGAGGAAGCcattgaagaagaggaggattGGTGGTGGTGAAGAAGAGGATGAAGATGATGAGTACGACGATCAAATTCGTGGAGATGAAAATGAAGACGATGACATTGATGAG GAAAGGGGGGGAAGGAAGGTGGGCTCAAAAGGGTCCGACTCTGTTCCAG GGACTCCATCAGATCGATCATCTGGGTTACCATTACCTGATAAGAAGACATTGGAGTTGATTCTCGACAAACTTCAGAA GAAGGATACCTATGGTGTCTATGCGGAACCAGTTGATCCTGAAGAG CTGCCTGACTATCACGATGTCATTGATCATCCTATGGACTTTGCTACCGTAAGGAATAAGTTGACCAACGGATCATATTCAACTTTGGAACAGTTTCAG AGTGATGTTTTCTTGATATGCTCCAATGCAATGCAATACAATTCACCAGAAACCATTTACCACAAACAG gcACGTTCCATTCAAGAGCTAGCCAAGAAGAAATTTGAGAGAGTAAGAAATGAAATTGAACGCTCTGAGAAAGAGTTGAAGTTGGAGCAGAGTGCGAAATCCAATTCTTACATCAAGAAGCAACCACCAAAGAAACCCTTCTTCAGGACTTTGCAGGAACCTATTGGATCAGATTTTTCCTCAGGTGCGACCCTTGCTGCGACTGGAGATGTACAGAATAGTTCTAATCCAATCCAAGGTGTCAACTACGAGTTGCCTAGCAATATTGATGGGCAAGTAGAGGGTAGCTCCTCGCTCTTCGATACTACCATTCAGGACAAGGCTGAAGAGCTCTTCTCAG GAAGGGGCCTTCTGGGTAAATTGGGGAGGAAGTCATCTGTGCTTGATGACAACCGCCGTGCTACTTACAACATTTCTATTTCACCAGCACCAAGATCAGAGTCAATATTTTCAACCTTTGAGGACGAAATAAGACAGTTTGTTGCG GTGGGGCTTCATGCAGAGTATTCATATGCTAGGAGTCTGGCTCGATTTGCTGCAACACTAGGTCCAATTGCTTGGAAAGTTGCCTCCCAGAGGATTGAGCAGGCTGTACCTGTTGGATGTAAATTTGGCCGTGGTTGGGTTGGCGAATATGAGCCACTTCCGACTCCTGTATTAATATTTGAGAACCAAAACCAGAAGGAACCTGGATTGAATGGTAACTTGCATTCTACCAGCGCATTAAGAAAGGATGCAAAGCCTTCAGATATTCCTTTGCCGAAGCAGGAACATTCTCTTAGTGCACCAAGTACAGAAGTGAGTGGAATTGCTAGAGGATCCACCTTGGATGGGAAATCATCTTTCCTTAAGTCGTCTTCGCCAAATCCCGGTCCTCCACAAAACCTGCAGACCAAGCATTTTACTGAGGTAGAGAAGGTTAAAAAGCAAGTAGAGTTAAATTCCTTGCCCtcaccaaaacaaaacaaaatagatCTTGGTATGGAGAAGCAGGCGAATTCAAATGCGACCACTTCGAGGTCTAGAGATATGTCATCGGTAAACTTAAATCTTGTTCAATCTGTGCCTTATAAACTGCCTGGTGTTAATGGCGTTGTAACTGGAGGATTGCCTAATGGAAAATTCCCAAGCAGTTGTTTAAATAGTCCACGGGCCGCATTATCATCTTCTAGCTTGCCTTCTCAAACAGCCCCGGTGGCAACTTCTCATGGACAGGACCTGGGTCCCAGTAAGCCAGTACAATTGATGAGAATGATGTCTGAGAGAGCCCCAAAACAAGAGAACTCATCCAATCAATCTTCATCTGATTCTCCGTCAGCTTTGTCATCAGTTCCTTCTGCAATGAGAGACGATTCTAATAATGCTGCAGCATTAGCTTCTCGTGCATGGATGTCAATTGGGGCTGGAGGGTTTAAACAAGTCAGAGAAAATTCCACACCTAAAAGTCAAATCTCTGCAGATTCATTGTATAATCCAGCTCGGGAATTTCATCCGCAGATGACACGAGCGTGGGGGGAGTTTCGTGCTGGAGGCAATCAGCCCCAATTTGAGAGGAGCAATTTCCCTATGCAGGCATTTGTTTCACAAGCCACTCTTGTGCCAAATGAACAACAGCTGCAAAATCGGTCCATGATTTACCCTCAGCTAGTCCAGGCTGACATGTCTAAGTTCCAATTGCAGTCGACTTGGCGAGCTCTCAGCCCACATAACCAACCTAGGAAGAAACAGGAAATGCTTCCTCCTGACTTGAATATCGGGTTTCAGTCTCCTGGGTCTCCTGTGAAACAATCCTCTAGCGTTTTGGTTGACTCCCAACAGCCAGACCTAGCCTTGCAACTATAA